A DNA window from Onthophagus taurus isolate NC chromosome 1, IU_Otau_3.0, whole genome shotgun sequence contains the following coding sequences:
- the LOC111415869 gene encoding uncharacterized protein, with translation MFNLRRLETISLPSKAENAYSLDISGTGSIAIATSSCLVIYQIIPNKECTLKGLCCKKYLIQPSGYVLKESLGINIEDFLFDLPQQKYNECILNAELTPDLEIVQRYVSRFVKCFWSPPHCDKNYDCILATITNNGIVEVYVKHCLDNYYFEYKLIYNLTKLYIDILRSNWGDVKNKSATQKLNELMCRVNQVKVKCLTWSKKFDGYFLLILGHLSGKITFWKVYLDDSLEVKIEYFFEYKTDFKEINCLTVDNFNKNEGLLYVGDTEGAVITLKINLSSESKIKKSNLEINKDGVKIQSINLINSNIGDFIILVKATTLIIISCDKHESYQFECNNIEILDIIILDNTVLILTKTGVVKEVVLSNTTKGIDIKWRHFYVDINNYMRSPIGMVASKNGALVFVLTKFCKPKQSKLQIDSIDLNVFGNNENKCLEKLLKNPSKNLNYMWDYLELYRCSVLQTKIPHLDTFQQQNYDKYDLYTLKLLFFISKICDSVAENLKETLPIKSHKEIASILQLKLMLIRAQYLLNLQKTSQLSKFHLQNLLILSNYIKQVIMEENKSLDLSDSTVNVMVDVIQKVKVTNFDNLNSNCVICGEILDDITCMPPHFDTRCCVSLMQIDGVVNFKCSVCKSVVHNEISNEMKVVVCPFCDIPMLKRREDNKVD, from the exons atgtttaatttgagACGTTTAGAAACTATATCTTTACCCAGTAAAGCCGAAAATGCATATTCATTAGATATTTCAGGAACTGGTAGTATCGCAATAGCAACATCATCTTGTTTGgttatttatcaaataattcCTAATAAAGAGTGCACATTAAAAGGATTAtgttgtaaaaaatatttaatacaacCATCTGGgtatgttttaaaagaaagtttAGGAATAAACATAGAAGactttttatttgatttaccACAACAAAAATACAACGAATGTATTCTTAATGCTGAATTAACTCCTGATTTAGAAATAGTTCAACGTTATGTTTCACGATTTGTAAAGTGTTTCTGGTCTCCACCTCATTgtgataaaaattatgattgtATATTAGCTACTATAACTAATAATGGTATAGTTGAAGTTTATGTTAAACATTGTTtggataattattattttgaatataaacTAATTTATAATCTTACTAAATTGTATATTGATATATTAAGAAGCAATTGGGgtgatgttaaaaataaaagtgctacacaaaaattaaatgagttAATGTGTAGAGTAAATCAGGTCAaagtaaaat GTTTAACTTGGAGCAAAAAATTTGATggttactttttattaattttgggaCATTTATCTGGAAAAATAACGTTTTGGAAAGTTTATTTAGACGATTCTTTGGAAGTAAAAATAGAATATTTCTTTGAATATAAAACAGATTTTAAggaaattaattgtttaactgttgataatttcaataaaaatgaaggGCTTTTATATGTTGGTGATACAGAAGGTGCTgttataactttaaaaataaatctaagttcagaatcaaaaattaaaaaaagtaacctGGAAATTAACAAGGATGGAGTTAAAATTCAatctattaatttaataaattctaacATTGgcgattttattattttggttaaagcaacaactttaattattatatcttGTGATAAACATGAGTCATACCAATTTGAATGtaataatattgaaatattAGATATAATCATTTTGGATAacacagttttaattttaacaaaaactgGAGTGGTAAAAGAAGTCGTTTTAAGTAATACAACAAAAGGAATTGACATAAAATGGAGACATTTTTATGtggatataaataattatatgaGATCTCCCATTGGAATGGTTGCATCAAAAAATGGTGCTTTAGTATTTGTGTTAACTAAATTTTGCAAACCAAAACAATCAAAGTTACAAATTGATTCAATAGATTTAAACGTTTTTggtaataatgaaaataaatgtttagaaaaattgttaaagaatccttcaaaaaatttaaattatatgtGGGATTATTTAGAGCTTTACAG GTGTAGTGTACTTCAGACAAAAATTCCGCATTTAGATACATTCCAACAACAGAACTATGACAAATACGATTTATACACCTTAAAACTTCTCTTCTTCATCTCAAAAATATGCGATTCTGTTGCAGAAAATCTTAAAGAAACACTCCCAATCAAATCCCACAAAGAAATTGCTTCAATActccaattaaaattaatgcttATTCGAGCCCaatatcttttaaatcttcaaaaaacatctcaactttcaaaatttcatcttcaaaatttattaatcttaAGCAATTACATCAAACAAGTAATtatggaagaaaataaatcgcTTGATTTAAGTGATTCAACTGTAAATGTTATGGTTGATGTCATTCAAAAAGTGAAGGTGACTAATTTTGACAATCTTAATTCAAATTGTGTAATTTGTGGAGAAATATTAGATGATATTACGTGTATGCCACCACATTTTGATACTAGATGTTGTGTTTCTTTAATGCAAATTGATGgagttgttaattttaaatgttcaGTATGTAAATCTGttgttcataatgaaattAGTAATGAAATGAAAGTTGTCGTATGTCCGTTTTGTGATATTCCGATGCTTAAAAGAAGAGAagataataaagttgattAA
- the LOC111415880 gene encoding neurogenic differentiation factor 4-like, with the protein MEKCNNGFKTSHKFPIHKGILRRSKANARERNRMHGLNAALDKLRSRMPITRTHVDMHSTPQKLSKIETLRLARNYISAMTQTLQEGRPMEITRFIKILSKDLSQTTANLLSGAILGYSPQNVYNNYVSKSDVNYLNGYNTKNFGDIPNYNAICYDSNYTNWFYNNNSNYLNDYSNWYNIER; encoded by the exons atggaaaagtGCAACAACGGGTTTAAAACAAGTCACAAATTTCCTATTCACAAAGGCATATTAAGACGATCAAAGGCGAACGCTCGAGAAAGAAATCGAATGCATGGACTTAATGCCGCTTTAGATAAATTAAGAAG tcgTATGCCGATAACAAGAACTCATGTCGATATGCATTCAACGccacaaaaattatcaaaaatcgaGACACTCCGTTTGGCACGAAATTACATTTCAGCGATGACTCAAACGTTACAAGAAGGAAGACcaatggaaattacaagatttattaaaatacttaGTAAAGATTTAAGTCAAACGACGGCAAATCTCTTAAGTGGAGCTATTTTGGGATATTCCCCccaaaatgtttataataattacgTTTCTAAAAGCGACGTGAATTATCTCAATGgatacaacacaaaaaatttcGGCGATATTCCAAATTATAACGCGATTTGTTACGATTCTAATTATACGAATTggttttataacaataattcaaattatttaaatgattATTCTAACTGGTATAACATTGAAAGGTAA
- the LOC111415870 gene encoding enkurin-like yields MSIVQISDHNESIYTICERIDEAPEILVEKKYKSRHTAFVRNEKKQLKTFKERATMGPAQIKRPQPQDFLKKRNGRQSVPLENLQDLKNKSRFSCSLSAKRPDVPLKDVVLCEQEEKLRHKGKNFILKNIEDVTKMKSSKPVKRIVVSVDGRRVEMGDGLLPKYIFSKKYGQVPKYVKEFHKEKDKSRQIETHFAEESVKCIDRDKVLAGLKENWVDLQREFQKLPLLIDTIPKIIRKQKLENLINQLEKDILLIEKHSKIYVYDDK; encoded by the exons ATGTCCATAGTGCAAATTTCCGATCACAATGAAAGTATTTACACTATTTGCGAACGTATTGACGAGGCTCCGGAAATTCTTGTTGAGAAAAAGTACAAATCTCGACACACCGCTTTTGTCAGAAAcgaaaagaaacaattaaaaacgtttaaagAACGCGCAACTATGGGTCCGGCTCAAATAAAACGACCGCAACCCCaagatttcttaaaaaaacgaaacggGCGACAATCTGTACCTTTAGAAAACCtacaagatttaaaaaataaaagcagGTTTTCATGTAGTTTGAGTGCGAAAAGACCGGATGTGCCGTTAAAAGATGTTGTATTATGTGAGCaggaagaaaaattaagacataaaggtaaaaattttattttaaagaatatcGAAGATGTAACGAAGATGAAAAGTTCCAAACCTGTAAAGAGGATTGTGGTCAGTGTTGATGGGAGAAGAGTTGAAATGGGAGATGGATTATTacctaaatatatttttagcaaaaaatatGGACAAGTTCCAAAATATGTTAAGGAATTTCATAAGGAAAAAGATAAAAGTCGTCAAATTGAAACTCATTTTGCAGAGGAAAGTGTAAAATGTATTGATCGTGATAAAGTTTTAGct ggtttaaaagaaaattgggTTGACTTACAAAGAGAGTTCCAAAAACTTCCGCTTTTAATTGATACCATTCCGAAGATTATCCGCAAACAGAAGCttgaaaacttaataaatcaaCTAGAAAAAGATATTCTATTAATAGAAAagcattcaaaaatttatgtttatgatgataaataa